Proteins encoded in a region of the Bacillus sp. T3 genome:
- the plsX gene encoding phosphate acyltransferase PlsX gives MKIAIDAMGGDNAPKEIVLGAMKAIKQFQDVQITLVGDESKINQFLTNNERIDIIHTDEMILATDEPVRAVRRKKKASMVLTAQTVADGQADACISAGNTGALVAAGLFVVGRIEGIDRPALAPTLPTIGGEGFLLLDVGANADAKAEHIQQYGIMGSIYAEKVRGVNNPRVGLLNIGTEEKKGNDLTKKAFELLQQADINFIGNVEARDLLDGVADVVVTDGFTGNMVLKTIEGTALSVFKMVKTTLMSNLKTKIAAAMLKPDLYGLKNKMDYSEYGGAGLFGLKASVIKAHGSSDANAIYNAVRQTREMVGGDVAGLIKNSVANLSAQVEK, from the coding sequence ATGAAGATTGCAATAGATGCAATGGGAGGCGACAATGCCCCTAAGGAAATTGTTCTCGGTGCAATGAAGGCAATCAAGCAATTTCAAGATGTTCAGATCACCCTTGTCGGTGACGAGTCAAAAATCAACCAATTCTTAACGAACAATGAGAGAATTGACATCATTCATACGGATGAAATGATTCTGGCAACAGATGAGCCTGTAAGAGCAGTACGTCGGAAAAAGAAGGCTTCTATGGTTCTAACCGCACAAACCGTTGCAGATGGTCAGGCTGATGCATGTATTTCAGCAGGGAATACAGGTGCACTTGTTGCAGCAGGACTATTTGTAGTGGGTCGAATAGAGGGAATTGATCGACCAGCATTAGCTCCAACGCTACCAACTATTGGAGGAGAAGGGTTTTTACTTTTAGATGTTGGCGCCAATGCAGATGCTAAAGCAGAACATATCCAACAATACGGAATAATGGGTTCCATTTATGCCGAAAAGGTGCGGGGAGTCAATAATCCACGCGTCGGTTTATTGAATATTGGAACAGAGGAGAAAAAAGGGAATGATTTGACGAAAAAAGCCTTTGAACTCCTTCAGCAAGCGGATATTAATTTTATTGGCAATGTCGAGGCACGCGATTTGTTAGACGGTGTAGCCGATGTTGTTGTGACTGATGGTTTTACAGGTAATATGGTGCTGAAAACAATCGAGGGTACAGCACTATCTGTGTTCAAAATGGTAAAAACCACGTTAATGAGCAACCTGAAAACAAAAATTGCTGCAGCCATGTTAAAACCAGATTTATATGGGCTTAAGAACAAGATGGATTATTCTGAGTATGGCGGTGCTGGATTATTCGGATTAAAGGCTTCGGTTATTAAAGCGCATGGCTCTTCAGATGCTAATGCTATCTATAATGCAGTGCGACAGACACGGGAAATGGTCGGTGGAGATGTTGCCGGACTGATTAAAAATTCTGTTGCCAACCTATCAGCACAGGTTGAAAAATAA
- the sdaAA gene encoding L-serine ammonia-lyase, iron-sulfur-dependent, subunit alpha, which produces MFRNVAELIKLAEDQQKAIADIMIQQEIKVTGRKEAEILRQMDQNLTVMEQAVERGIKGVSSHSGLTGGDAVLLQQYIDKGQFLSGETILDAVSRAVATNEVNAAMGTICATPTAGSAGVVPGTLFAVKRRLNPSREQMVRFLFTAGAFGFVIANNASISGAAGGCQAEIGSAAGMAAAAMVEMAGGSPAQSAEAMAISLKNMLGLVCDPVAGLVEVPCVKRNAMGAANAMVAADMALAGIKSRIPCDEVIEAMFKIGQTLPTTLRETGQGGLAATPTGRNLAAKIFGKPLK; this is translated from the coding sequence GTGTTTCGTAACGTAGCTGAATTGATTAAACTTGCAGAAGATCAGCAAAAGGCGATTGCCGATATCATGATACAACAGGAAATAAAGGTAACGGGTCGTAAGGAAGCGGAAATTCTGAGGCAAATGGACCAAAACTTAACCGTGATGGAACAAGCAGTGGAGCGCGGGATCAAGGGCGTCTCCTCGCATTCCGGCTTAACGGGCGGAGACGCTGTCTTATTACAGCAATATATTGATAAAGGCCAATTTCTGTCAGGAGAAACCATTTTGGATGCCGTCTCTAGAGCAGTTGCAACGAATGAAGTAAATGCAGCAATGGGAACAATTTGTGCAACGCCTACTGCTGGCAGTGCTGGTGTTGTCCCTGGAACGTTGTTTGCGGTGAAAAGGAGATTAAATCCATCCCGAGAACAAATGGTCCGCTTTTTGTTTACAGCCGGAGCATTTGGCTTTGTGATTGCGAACAATGCATCGATATCGGGAGCGGCAGGTGGTTGTCAGGCCGAGATTGGCTCGGCCGCAGGAATGGCTGCAGCCGCCATGGTTGAAATGGCTGGAGGTAGTCCTGCACAATCAGCAGAAGCCATGGCCATTTCGTTGAAAAATATGTTAGGCTTAGTATGTGATCCTGTTGCAGGATTAGTTGAAGTGCCGTGTGTTAAAAGAAATGCCATGGGGGCTGCAAATGCAATGGTAGCAGCAGATATGGCGCTTGCGGGAATAAAAAGCAGAATTCCCTGTGATGAAGTCATCGAAGCAATGTTCAAAATAGGGCAAACTTTGCCGACAACACTAAGAGAAACAGGACAAGGAGGGTTGGCGGCTACGCCGACAGGTCGAAATCTAGCAGCAAAGATCTTTGGCAAACCGCTTAAATAA
- the fabG gene encoding 3-oxoacyl-[acyl-carrier-protein] reductase → MKLQGKAVLVTGASRGIGREIALELARQGANVAVNYSGSEARALEVVAEIQALGCEAFAVQCDVANSDSVTEMVKSAIERFGKLDILVNNAGITRDNLLMRMKDDEWDSVINTNLKGVFLCTKAVTRQMMKQRSGRIINIASIVGVSGNPGQANYVAAKAGVIGLTKTAAKELASRGITVNAVAPGFITTDMTDKLTEEVKEAMLSQIPLARFGEPGDIAKVVTFLASEDSRYMTGQTLHVDGGMVM, encoded by the coding sequence ATGAAATTACAAGGTAAAGCTGTTCTTGTTACAGGAGCCTCAAGAGGAATTGGGCGTGAAATCGCGTTAGAGTTAGCCAGACAAGGTGCAAACGTAGCCGTAAATTATTCTGGCAGCGAAGCACGAGCATTAGAAGTCGTTGCGGAAATCCAAGCTTTAGGCTGTGAAGCATTTGCAGTCCAATGTGATGTTGCGAATAGTGATTCTGTCACTGAAATGGTCAAAAGTGCGATTGAACGTTTTGGTAAACTTGATATTTTAGTGAATAATGCTGGAATTACAAGAGATAATCTTCTTATGCGTATGAAGGATGATGAGTGGGATTCTGTAATTAATACAAATCTTAAAGGTGTGTTCCTTTGTACAAAGGCTGTTACCCGTCAAATGATGAAACAGCGCAGCGGACGGATCATTAATATTGCATCAATCGTAGGTGTTAGTGGAAATCCAGGTCAAGCAAACTATGTTGCAGCAAAGGCTGGTGTAATTGGCTTAACTAAAACGGCTGCAAAAGAGCTTGCTTCACGTGGAATTACAGTCAATGCAGTTGCACCTGGGTTTATAACTACGGATATGACGGATAAACTAACAGAAGAGGTAAAAGAAGCAATGCTTTCTCAAATACCGCTTGCACGCTTTGGCGAACCTGGAGATATTGCGAAAGTTGTCACATTCCTAGCCTCTGAAGATAGTCGTTATATGACTGGACAAACCTTACATGTTGACGGCGGAATGGTCATGTAA
- the acpP gene encoding acyl carrier protein, translated as MADVLERVTKIIVDRLGVEESQVSLEASFKEDLGADSLDVVELVMELEDEFDMEISDDDAEKIATVGDAVNYIKSTL; from the coding sequence ATGGCAGATGTATTAGAACGCGTAACGAAAATCATCGTTGATCGCTTAGGTGTTGAAGAATCTCAAGTTTCCTTAGAAGCTTCTTTCAAAGAAGATCTTGGTGCTGATTCCCTAGATGTAGTTGAACTAGTTATGGAATTAGAAGATGAATTTGATATGGAAATTTCTGACGATGATGCTGAGAAAATTGCCACAGTCGGTGACGCTGTGAATTACATAAAAAGCACATTGTAA
- the fabD gene encoding ACP S-malonyltransferase, with the protein MGKIAFLFPGQGSQTVGMGKTLADSFEESRAIFEKADQTLHTQLTKLIFEGPQEELTLTTNAQPSLMTTSIAILERFKQFGITPDYCAGHSLGEYTALVAAGAFSFEDGVYAVRKRGEFMEEAVPAGVGTMAAVLGMDRDALTAVCEEITNEGNPVQLANMNCPGQIVISGSRQGVELASVKAKEAGAKRVLPLEVSGPFHSSLMQPAAEKLGAVLDGIKIQDATIPVIANVTAAPMTSAADIKQKLIQQLYSPVLWEDSVNQMIEQGVDTFIEIGPGKVLSGLVKKINRSVKTFSVSDVESLNATVEALKEEAR; encoded by the coding sequence ATGGGAAAAATCGCGTTTTTGTTTCCTGGCCAAGGCTCACAAACGGTTGGGATGGGAAAAACTTTAGCTGATTCTTTCGAAGAATCACGGGCTATTTTTGAAAAGGCCGATCAAACTTTACATACACAACTTACAAAGTTGATTTTTGAAGGACCACAGGAAGAATTGACTCTGACAACCAATGCTCAACCGTCATTAATGACAACTAGTATTGCAATTCTTGAACGTTTTAAGCAATTTGGGATTACGCCTGATTACTGTGCAGGACATAGTCTTGGTGAGTATACCGCATTAGTTGCAGCAGGTGCTTTTTCATTTGAAGATGGTGTCTATGCTGTTAGAAAGCGTGGAGAGTTTATGGAAGAGGCCGTACCAGCAGGTGTAGGTACGATGGCGGCTGTATTAGGTATGGACCGTGATGCTTTAACAGCTGTATGTGAAGAAATTACGAATGAGGGTAACCCTGTTCAGTTAGCAAATATGAACTGTCCTGGTCAAATTGTTATCTCTGGTTCACGTCAAGGAGTAGAATTAGCTTCTGTAAAGGCAAAAGAAGCAGGTGCAAAACGTGTCCTACCATTAGAAGTAAGTGGACCGTTTCATTCTTCTTTAATGCAGCCAGCAGCAGAAAAGCTAGGTGCTGTTCTTGATGGAATTAAGATTCAGGATGCAACCATTCCTGTTATTGCGAATGTTACTGCTGCACCGATGACCTCGGCAGCAGATATTAAACAAAAATTAATCCAACAGCTTTATTCTCCAGTCCTTTGGGAGGACTCCGTCAATCAAATGATTGAGCAAGGCGTAGATACCTTTATCGAGATTGGTCCTGGAAAAGTGCTATCTGGATTAGTGAAGAAAATAAACCGTTCAGTCAAAACCTTCTCTGTTTCCGATGTGGAAAGCTTAAATGCAACAGTAGAAGCGTTAAAGGAGGAAGCACGATGA
- the recG gene encoding ATP-dependent DNA helicase RecG translates to MINLKKPVSVLKGIGEETAQLLSDMNIFNIQDLLEYFPYRYEDYRLRDLAEVKHDERVTLEGKVHSEPSLVYYGRKKSRLIIRLLVDRYLIQVVFFNQPFLKNKVSLNQSVTVTGKWDQHRQTITATELHPGSLSQGEELEPVYAVKGKLTVKGIRKFIGLAFTQYQDQLEEILPNTMLTRYKLLNRRTALRALHFPLSQEDVKQARRRFVYEEFLLFQLKMQALRKYEREQAAGVEQTYDVAKVKEFISKLPFPLTNAQTRVVTEILDDLRSPFRMNRLLQGDVGSGKTVVAAIGLYASVSAGYQGALMVPTEILAEQHAQSLQAMLEPFSLKCELLTSSVKGKRRKEILQRLAAGEIDVLIGTHALIQEEVQFKRLGFVITDEQHRFGVEQRRILREKGVNPDVLFMTATPIPRTLAITVFGEMDVSIIDEMPAGRKAIETYWTKHDSLEKVLGFMEKELKLGRQAYVICPLIEESEKLDVQNAIDVHTTLTHFFQNRARVGLMHGRLPADEKDQIMKEFSRNEVQILVSTTVVEVGVNVPNATFMLIYDAERFGLAQLHQLRGRVGRGSEQSYCILLADPKTEVGKERMKIMTETNDGFVVSEKDLELRGPGDFFGKKQSGLPEFKLADLVHDYRALETARKDATVLTQSTVFWTSDEYKALREYLEESGAMSREKLD, encoded by the coding sequence ATCATAAACTTAAAGAAGCCGGTGTCCGTGTTAAAAGGGATTGGAGAAGAAACAGCACAATTACTCTCAGATATGAATATTTTCAATATCCAAGATTTACTTGAATATTTTCCATATCGTTATGAAGATTACCGATTGCGTGATTTAGCAGAAGTTAAGCATGATGAAAGAGTCACGTTAGAAGGGAAGGTTCATAGTGAGCCTTCTCTCGTTTATTATGGTAGAAAAAAATCACGGTTAATCATCCGGCTGTTAGTAGACAGGTATTTAATTCAAGTTGTCTTTTTTAATCAACCATTTTTAAAAAATAAAGTTAGCTTAAATCAAAGTGTTACGGTAACGGGTAAATGGGATCAGCACCGACAAACCATTACGGCAACAGAGTTACATCCAGGATCTCTCTCTCAGGGGGAGGAACTAGAACCAGTCTATGCGGTTAAGGGAAAACTGACGGTTAAGGGAATCAGAAAATTTATCGGACTAGCCTTTACACAATATCAAGACCAACTCGAGGAAATCTTACCGAATACGATGTTAACTCGCTATAAACTATTAAATCGTAGAACTGCCTTAAGGGCCCTGCACTTTCCGCTGTCACAGGAGGATGTGAAGCAAGCGCGAAGAAGGTTTGTATACGAGGAATTTTTGCTGTTTCAATTGAAAATGCAGGCGCTCAGAAAATACGAGCGTGAGCAGGCTGCAGGTGTTGAACAAACCTACGATGTAGCTAAGGTCAAGGAATTTATCAGCAAATTGCCTTTCCCGTTAACAAATGCTCAAACGCGAGTCGTAACAGAGATTTTGGACGACCTCCGCTCACCGTTTCGGATGAATCGCCTTCTTCAAGGGGATGTTGGTTCAGGGAAGACCGTTGTAGCAGCAATTGGTCTGTACGCAAGTGTGTCAGCAGGATATCAAGGAGCATTGATGGTTCCAACAGAAATTCTTGCTGAACAACATGCACAGTCATTACAAGCAATGCTTGAGCCATTTTCACTTAAATGCGAGCTTTTGACAAGTTCGGTGAAAGGGAAGCGGCGCAAAGAAATTCTTCAGAGATTAGCTGCTGGAGAAATCGATGTATTAATTGGAACTCATGCGCTCATTCAAGAGGAAGTTCAGTTTAAGCGCTTAGGCTTTGTCATTACCGATGAGCAGCATCGTTTTGGGGTCGAACAGCGCAGAATTCTTCGAGAAAAAGGTGTAAATCCAGATGTTTTATTTATGACGGCTACACCAATCCCCCGTACCCTTGCGATTACGGTGTTTGGGGAAATGGACGTATCCATTATTGATGAAATGCCTGCAGGACGTAAAGCAATTGAAACGTACTGGACCAAGCATGATTCTTTAGAAAAAGTATTAGGTTTTATGGAAAAAGAATTAAAGCTAGGGCGTCAGGCTTACGTGATTTGTCCATTAATTGAAGAAAGCGAAAAATTAGATGTTCAAAATGCCATTGATGTGCATACAACATTAACGCACTTTTTTCAAAATCGGGCTCGTGTGGGGTTGATGCATGGGCGATTGCCAGCAGATGAAAAAGATCAAATCATGAAAGAGTTTAGCAGAAATGAGGTTCAAATCCTCGTTTCGACAACAGTTGTTGAGGTAGGTGTGAACGTACCAAATGCAACCTTCATGTTAATTTATGATGCTGAGCGTTTTGGATTAGCGCAGCTACATCAGCTAAGGGGACGTGTCGGTCGGGGAAGTGAGCAATCTTATTGTATACTGTTAGCTGACCCAAAAACCGAGGTTGGGAAAGAGCGCATGAAAATCATGACGGAGACGAACGATGGCTTTGTTGTAAGTGAAAAGGATCTGGAGCTAAGGGGACCTGGTGATTTCTTTGGTAAGAAACAAAGTGGACTTCCTGAGTTTAAGTTGGCCGACTTGGTTCATGACTATCGAGCACTGGAAACAGCTAGAAAGGATGCAACTGTACTAACTCAATCAACTGTATTTTGGACATCTGATGAGTACAAAGCATTAAGAGAATATTTAGAGGAGTCAGGCGCGATGTCTAGGGAAAAACTAGATTAA
- the fapR gene encoding transcription factor FapR, with product MRRNKKERQKLLTNTIKENPFITDEELAEKFSVSVQTIRLDRLELSIPELRERIKHVAEKRFDDEVRSLPIDEVFGEIIDIELDKSAISIFDVRQEHVFKRNQIARGHHLFAQANSLAVAVIDDELALTAKANILFTRSVKENERIIAKAKVEKIDNESGRTFVEVTSYVNNELVFKGNFVMVRSNK from the coding sequence ATGAGACGCAATAAAAAAGAACGTCAAAAACTATTAACAAATACAATCAAGGAAAATCCATTTATTACAGATGAAGAATTAGCGGAAAAGTTTTCAGTTAGTGTCCAAACCATCCGCTTAGATCGTTTAGAATTATCGATTCCCGAGCTGCGCGAACGAATTAAGCACGTGGCTGAAAAACGATTTGATGATGAAGTTCGTTCTCTTCCAATTGATGAAGTTTTTGGTGAAATCATTGATATAGAATTAGACAAAAGTGCCATCTCTATTTTTGATGTTAGACAAGAACATGTTTTTAAACGAAATCAAATTGCGAGAGGTCATCATTTATTTGCCCAAGCCAATTCGCTTGCTGTTGCCGTCATTGATGATGAATTAGCTCTGACAGCAAAGGCAAATATCCTTTTTACTAGATCGGTTAAAGAAAATGAACGAATTATTGCCAAAGCAAAGGTCGAAAAAATTGACAATGAGAGCGGTAGAACATTTGTCGAAGTAACAAGCTACGTCAATAACGAGCTTGTTTTTAAAGGCAACTTTGTCATGGTTCGTTCTAATAAATAA
- the sdaAB gene encoding L-serine ammonia-lyase, iron-sulfur-dependent subunit beta: MKFKSVFDIIGPIMIGPSSSHTAGAARIGRVARSLFAREPKWAHIYFYGSFAQTFRGHGTDVAIVGGILDYDTFDERIIDAITISKSKGMALYFYEEEAIPHHPNTAKVRIGDENGELELVGISIGGGKIEIIELNGFQLKLSGNHPAILVAHNDKFGTIASVSNLLAKHEINIGHMEVSRKDVGKLALMTIEVDQTIEAAVLEEIAKLPNVLKVTKIVD; this comes from the coding sequence GTGAAATTCAAAAGTGTGTTTGATATTATCGGTCCGATTATGATTGGTCCTTCTAGCTCACATACTGCTGGTGCTGCTCGAATTGGTCGTGTAGCAAGAAGTCTGTTTGCAAGGGAACCAAAATGGGCTCACATATATTTTTATGGGTCCTTTGCCCAAACCTTTCGCGGGCACGGCACCGATGTTGCGATTGTTGGTGGAATTCTTGATTATGATACATTTGACGAAAGAATCATCGATGCCATTACGATTTCAAAAAGCAAGGGAATGGCTCTTTATTTTTATGAAGAAGAGGCTATACCGCATCATCCCAATACGGCGAAGGTAAGAATTGGAGATGAAAACGGGGAGCTTGAACTGGTGGGCATTTCGATTGGCGGTGGAAAAATTGAAATTATTGAGTTAAATGGGTTTCAATTAAAGCTCTCTGGAAATCATCCTGCTATTTTAGTTGCACACAATGATAAGTTTGGGACAATTGCCTCTGTATCGAATCTGCTGGCCAAGCACGAAATTAACATTGGTCATATGGAGGTTTCACGAAAGGATGTCGGCAAGCTTGCCCTGATGACCATTGAGGTCGATCAAACGATTGAAGCTGCTGTGCTTGAAGAAATTGCAAAGCTTCCCAATGTTTTAAAAGTCACGAAAATAGTAGATTAA
- the spoVM gene encoding stage V sporulation protein SpoVM yields MRFYTIKLPKFIGGLVRVMIGAFKKH; encoded by the coding sequence ATGAGATTTTATACGATCAAACTGCCAAAGTTTATTGGGGGACTTGTCCGTGTAATGATAGGTGCATTTAAAAAACATTAA
- the rpmB gene encoding 50S ribosomal protein L28, producing the protein MPRKCVITGKKTTTGNARSHAMNANKRTWGANLQKVRILVDGKPQRVWVSARALKSGKVERV; encoded by the coding sequence ATGCCACGTAAATGTGTAATCACTGGTAAGAAAACCACTACAGGTAATGCACGTTCCCACGCAATGAACGCTAACAAGCGTACATGGGGTGCAAACCTTCAAAAAGTACGCATTCTTGTTGACGGCAAGCCTCAACGTGTATGGGTTTCAGCAAGAGCGTTAAAATCCGGTAAAGTAGAACGCGTATAA
- a CDS encoding DAK2 domain-containing protein, translating to MSINVLDGNRFADMIIQGANHLSANSKYVDALNVFPVPDGDTGTNMNLSMTSGAKEVKNNTQDHIGKVGSALSKGLLMGARGNSGVILSQLFRGFSRYIEQKAEITWTDFAAALDAGVETAYKAVMKPVEGTILTVAKDSAKKAVQVAKMQDDIVAIMEEVVIEAQNSLNRTPDLLPVLKEVGVVDSGGQGLLYVYEGFLAVLKGEALPDATKSRIKMEELVSAEHHKSVQSHIQTEDIEFGYCTEFMVKLDREKKPFSEETFRQDLSQHGDSLLVIADEKLVKVHIHAEHPGDVLSYGQSYGSLVNMKIENMREQHSTIVGEPEQKSEVKAPAPSKEAAEYGIVTVSMGKGIAKLFRSIGAHAVIEGGQTMNPSTEDIVSAIKEVNAKKVIVLPNNKNIIMAAEQAAELADQEVIVIPSKTVPQGMSAMLAFNPNVSLADNKNAMTDALQHVKTGQITFAVRDTSIDGLTIEKDDYMGIFDGKIVVKNKDKVKAAQDLLTEMADEDAEIITILKGEDATEADIAALSEFIESKYPDLDVEIHDGDQPLYAFIFAIE from the coding sequence GTGTCGATTAACGTCTTAGATGGTAACCGCTTCGCAGATATGATCATTCAAGGTGCAAACCATCTATCTGCCAATTCAAAGTATGTCGATGCGTTAAACGTTTTTCCCGTTCCAGATGGTGATACGGGAACTAATATGAATTTGTCAATGACTTCAGGGGCAAAGGAAGTTAAAAATAATACTCAAGATCATATAGGCAAGGTCGGTTCAGCCCTTTCAAAGGGTCTATTAATGGGGGCACGTGGAAATTCCGGCGTCATTTTATCTCAATTATTTCGAGGCTTTTCTCGTTATATTGAACAAAAGGCTGAGATTACCTGGACGGACTTTGCAGCGGCACTGGATGCTGGTGTTGAAACGGCCTATAAAGCTGTCATGAAGCCAGTTGAAGGGACCATATTAACAGTTGCCAAGGATTCGGCCAAAAAAGCTGTTCAAGTTGCAAAAATGCAAGACGATATTGTTGCGATAATGGAAGAAGTCGTGATTGAAGCGCAAAACTCGTTAAACCGCACGCCTGATCTTTTACCGGTATTAAAAGAAGTAGGAGTAGTGGATAGTGGTGGTCAAGGCCTTCTTTATGTCTATGAAGGCTTCCTCGCAGTGTTAAAGGGTGAGGCTCTGCCAGACGCAACTAAATCTAGAATTAAAATGGAAGAGTTAGTCAGTGCCGAGCATCATAAAAGTGTGCAAAGCCATATCCAAACAGAGGATATCGAATTTGGATATTGCACCGAATTTATGGTCAAGCTTGATCGTGAAAAGAAACCATTCTCTGAAGAAACCTTCCGTCAGGATTTAAGTCAGCATGGTGACTCATTGCTTGTTATTGCCGATGAGAAGCTAGTAAAGGTCCACATACATGCAGAACACCCTGGAGATGTTCTATCGTACGGTCAAAGCTACGGAAGTCTAGTAAATATGAAAATTGAAAACATGCGTGAGCAACATTCTACGATCGTTGGAGAACCAGAACAAAAATCAGAAGTAAAAGCTCCTGCTCCTAGTAAAGAAGCTGCAGAGTACGGCATTGTGACGGTTTCAATGGGCAAAGGAATTGCAAAGCTTTTCCGCAGCATTGGTGCACATGCCGTTATCGAAGGTGGACAAACAATGAACCCAAGTACGGAGGATATTGTATCTGCCATTAAAGAAGTAAATGCTAAGAAGGTTATTGTCCTTCCAAATAATAAAAACATCATTATGGCAGCTGAGCAAGCAGCTGAGCTTGCGGATCAAGAGGTAATTGTTATTCCATCCAAGACGGTTCCACAAGGAATGTCTGCGATGCTTGCCTTTAACCCAAATGTATCGTTAGCGGATAACAAAAATGCCATGACAGATGCCTTACAACATGTGAAGACAGGTCAAATTACCTTTGCTGTAAGAGATACCAGCATCGATGGTCTGACGATTGAAAAAGACGATTACATGGGAATTTTCGATGGGAAAATTGTCGTGAAAAATAAAGATAAAGTGAAAGCGGCACAGGATTTGCTAACGGAAATGGCTGATGAAGACGCTGAAATCATTACGATTTTAAAAGGTGAAGATGCTACAGAAGCGGATATTGCGGCTTTATCAGAGTTTATTGAATCAAAATATCCAGATCTTGATGTTGAAATTCATGATGGTGACCAACCTCTATATGCATTCATCTTTGCAATTGAGTAA
- a CDS encoding Asp23/Gls24 family envelope stress response protein: MSIELKTKYGQIDISNEVIATIAGGAATDCYGIVGMASKQQIKDGLTEILRRENFTRGVIVRQENEEVHIDMYIIVSYGTKISEVAHNVQSKVKYTLDKTVGLAVDSVNIYVQGVRVTNP; encoded by the coding sequence ATGTCAATCGAACTAAAAACAAAGTACGGGCAAATTGATATTTCAAATGAAGTAATCGCCACAATTGCAGGTGGAGCGGCGACTGATTGCTACGGGATTGTAGGGATGGCCTCTAAGCAGCAGATCAAAGACGGTTTGACCGAAATTTTGCGTCGAGAAAATTTTACACGTGGCGTAATCGTTCGTCAGGAAAATGAAGAAGTACATATCGATATGTATATTATCGTAAGTTACGGGACGAAAATTTCCGAGGTTGCTCACAATGTACAGTCAAAAGTTAAATATACATTGGATAAAACCGTGGGGCTTGCAGTTGACTCGGTAAATATTTACGTTCAGGGTGTTCGAGTAACGAACCCATAG
- a CDS encoding thiamine diphosphokinase, whose protein sequence is MVINIVGGGPTQFLPDLHLYDQDDCQWIGVDRGVSILIDRGIIPTIGFGDFDSVTDEEWHKIEQSVEGIKKFKPEKDETDMELALNWALEQKPETVRIFGGTGGRLDHFFANVQLLIKPILHESTTEVMVIDQQNTLFAKAAGTHTITRSKERKYISFIPITPEVKNLSLIGFKYPLTNCHIPLGSTLCISNELHLDCGTFSFSEGILMVIRSCD, encoded by the coding sequence ATGGTAATCAATATTGTTGGCGGTGGACCCACACAGTTTCTGCCGGATTTACACTTATATGATCAGGATGATTGTCAATGGATTGGTGTGGACCGTGGGGTTTCCATTCTTATCGACAGAGGAATCATTCCAACAATAGGTTTTGGGGATTTTGATTCTGTTACAGACGAAGAGTGGCATAAAATAGAACAGTCTGTAGAAGGAATTAAAAAATTTAAGCCAGAAAAAGACGAGACTGATATGGAATTAGCTTTGAATTGGGCTTTGGAGCAAAAGCCTGAGACCGTCCGTATTTTTGGCGGTACAGGCGGCCGCTTGGATCATTTTTTTGCAAATGTACAGCTGTTAATCAAGCCAATTCTTCACGAATCAACAACGGAAGTTATGGTTATTGACCAGCAAAATACACTTTTCGCCAAGGCTGCAGGAACCCACACGATAACTAGAAGCAAAGAAAGAAAATATATTTCCTTTATTCCCATTACTCCTGAAGTGAAAAATCTGTCACTTATCGGATTTAAATATCCCTTAACCAATTGTCATATTCCATTAGGCTCGACATTATGTATTAGTAATGAACTTCATCTTGATTGTGGTACTTTTTCCTTTTCAGAAGGCATATTAATGGTGATAAGAAGTTGTGATTAA